A window of the Fulvia fulva chromosome 11, complete sequence genome harbors these coding sequences:
- a CDS encoding Dihydrolipoyllysine-residue succinyltransferase, mitochondrial, producing the protein MSSAQCLRRLATPAQRPAALLRQSTAASSKLLRSSTGTRTLCISARSSKTSPALLSASKPFQPVQLRQFSLTSRYYEEQVVKVPEMAESISEGTLKQFSKQVGDYVELDEEIATIETDKIDVAVNAPAAGTIKEFLANEEDTVTVGQDLVKLELGGEPGQKSEQAKEEPKEPASGDQEKHNAKDESKPKEEPKQESKPGPKKEEPRQESKPQPKQESQPKKDTKKEDSKSTEQSSKTESPYGARNENRVKMNRMRLRIAERLKQSQNTAASLTTFNEVDMSALMEMRKQYKDEILKSTGVKFGFMSAFSKASILAMKSVPTVNASIEGPGGGDTIVYRDYVDISVAVATEKGLVTPVVRNAESLDMIGIDKGIAELGKKARDNKLTIEDMAGGTFTISNGGVFGSLMGTPIINLPQTAVLGLHAIKDKPVAINGKVEIRPMMYLALTYDHRLLDGREAVTFLVKIKEYIEDPKKMLLL; encoded by the exons ATGTCCAGCGCACAATGTCTTCGCCGGCTGGCGACTCCTGCACAGCGCCCAGCCGCTCTCCTCCGCCAGTCTACTGCTGCCTCTAGCAAGCTCCTACGCTCCTCTACCGGAACCAGGACACTCTGTATTTCAGCGCGATCGTCAAAGACCTCCCCAGCACTTCTCTCCGCATC GAAACCTTTCCAGCCTGTACAACTACGTCAATTTAGCCTTACAAGTCGATATTATG AAGAGCAAGTCGTCAAAGTGCCAGAAATGGCCGAGTCCATCTCAGAAGGTACCTTGAAACAGTTCTCGAAACAGGTCGGAGACTACGTCGAGCTGGACGAGGAAATCGCAACGATCGAAACCGACAAGATCGATGTCGCCGTGAATGCGCCTGCTGCTGGTACTATCAAGGAGTTCCTTGCAAACGAGGAGGACACTGTCACTGTTGGCCAGGATCTGGTGAAGCTCGAGCTTGGTGGTGAGCCAGGTCAGAAGTCTGAGCAGGCAAAGGAAGAGCCAAAGGAGCCAGCATCAGGCGACCAAGAGAAGCACAACGCAAAGGATGAATCGAAACCAAAGGAGGAGCCCAAGCAGGAGTCAAAGCCCGGTCCTAAGAAGGAGGAGCCCAGGCAGGAATCGAAGCCACAGCCGAAGCAGGAATCGCAACCCAAGAAGGACACGAAGAAGGAGGACTCAAAGTCGACCGAGCAGAGCTCAAAGACCGAATCTCCATATGGTGCCCGCAACGAGAACCGCGTCAAGATGAACCGCATGCGCCTGAGGATAGCAGAACGCCTGAAGCAGTCGCAGAACACCGCCGCATCGCTCACCACATTCAACGAGGTCGACATGTCCGCGCTCATGGAGATGCGCAAGCAGTACAAGGATGAGATCCTGAAGTCGACTGGCGTGAAGTTTGGCTTCATGAGCGCATTCTCGAAAGCATCCATCCTCGCCATGAAGTCCGTCCCAACTGTCAACGCCAGCATTGAAGGTCCAGGTGGAGGTGATACTATCGTCTACCGCGACTACGTCGACATCAGTGTGGCTGTTGCGACTGAGAAGGGTCTTGTGACACCGGTTGTGCGCAACGCTGAGAGCTTGGACATgatcggcatcgacaaggGCATTGCAGAGCTCGGCAAGAAG GCACGCGACAACAAGCTCACCATCGAAGACATGGCCGGCGGCACTTTCACCATCTCCAACGGCGGCGTCTTCGGCTCGCTCATGGGCACACCAATCATCAACCTCCCGCAAACCGCTGTCCTCGGACTCCACGCCATCAAGGACAAGCCAGTCGCCATCAACGGCAAAGTCGAAATCCGCCCTATGATGTACCTCGCCCTCACCTACGACCACAGATTACTGGACGGCAGAGAAGCTGTGACCTTCTTGGTCAAGATAAAGGAATACATCGAGGACCCGAAGAAGATGCTGCTGCTCTAG